Below is a genomic region from Prochlorococcus marinus str. MIT 0918.
TGGTGTGATTTGTTTTGAGACTCAAGATCAATTAACAAAAATATTAGAAGATATAACTGAAGACGATTATTCATCCCGTCTTGATTCTATGAAAAATAATTATATTATTTCGCAGAAATTTCATTCTAAAAATGAAGTTATTCCAAGAATTACTAGTCGTATCTCTAATGATATAAATAATTTATTAAATCCCTCTTAGAGGGTTAATTGCTTCTATTGCAGTGATTTGACTTCGATCAATTTTTGGTGAAATGTGGGGGCATTTCACCCCCTAGGATCATTTGGTTGATAAGGCTGAACTCACCCCATCCCTCTTAAGGGTCAAGCAGCAACAGGGGCTGTTTGACGAGAGAAACTAACGATTTTGTTAGCATTTATGGTTTTGCTCTGACCGAGCAGGTTTCAGTCATACTCCTCGTAACCCGTCGAAACCATTGCAGCCCCGAGATATGGAGCTGAGCGGAATCGAACCGCTGTCCGAGATACTGGTGTGAATCACCTAGTTCATTAAAAATGAACATATTTATTCTTACAGATTTTCACTAGCTATTAATATTGAGTAAAAATAAATTATTAGATTTTCTTTTGATTTGAATCCTAAGGGATATGAAGGTTGTAGCTATTGTTCCACATGGGCTAGAGGAAGCTGCTTGTATAGAGTTAAGCAGTCTTGGCGCTCAAATAGAAAAAAAGAGTAGAGGGAGTATTAGCTTAAGTTTAGATTTAGCATGCTTTTATCGAATTAATCTTCAATCAAGATTACCATTTAGATTTTTAAGAGAGATTGCTCAATTTTTTTGCAATGATAAATATTCTCTTTATTCAGGGGTTCAACATGCATGTGATTGGTCTTCTTTTTTAAATCCTTCAAAAACTTTTAGAGTAGATGTTTCAGGTTTTAAGAATGAATTAAATCATACACATTTTACAGCTTTACAAGTAAAAAATGCGATTATAGATTTGCAAAGAGAATTGTGGGGTGAGAGATCAAATGTTAACTTAGATTCTCCAGATTTTTGTATTCATTTATATCTTTCTTCTAACTATGCAATTCTAAGTTTAGCTACTTCCTCTACTAGTCTTCATCGACGTGGTTATAAATCTCAAGTTGGGATTGCACCTTTGAAAGAGAATCTTGCTGCAGGATTAATTCAAATCTCTAATTGGAATGATTCATTAACATTAGTTGACCCATTATGTGGATCAGCAACATTTTTACTTGAGGCTGCATCTATTGCTAGGGGTATTGCACCTGGCATTGAACAGTCATTTCTCTTTCAAAATTGGCCTGATTTTGATCAAAATCTTTGGAATTCTGAAAAGAGATTTGCAAAAAAACTTTTTTCACCCTATAAAAAGTTACCTAAATTTCTTGGTTGTGAAAATAACTTGAAGATAGCTAATCAAGCCCAATTAAATATTATGAAAGCAGGTTTGGAAAAAGAAATTACTATACAAACTTCTCATTTTAAAGATTTGGAATTTCCTAGCGAACCTGGAGTAATTATTTGCAACCCGCCTTATGGTGAACGACTAGGGAATAAAACAGACTTAGAAGTTGTTTATCATGATTTAGGTCAATTTCTTAAAAAGAAAGCCTCAGGATGGGACTTTTGGATGCTAAATGGCAATCCAGCATTAAGTCAGTTTTTAGGTATGAAAAGTGAGAGACGTTTTCCTATAAGTAATGGAGGTATTGATTGTCGATTTTTACATTATAAAATTCATTAGGTTTTTCCCAGTACTGCTTTAGTCGTTTTTGATATTCCTTCTAATGTTTCTGGAAGATAAGGACCTTTAGTTAGATGTCCTCCTAAACGAAGACTGATACCAGCCAGAGCCAAATCAATACAAGCAAGTATGAAGAGGGCAGATGGTAAAGAGAAATTGAAGCTGCTTTGCATCCATATAATTGTAATTATTTGGATGCCTAATAATGAAAAGAGCATCAATATCCCTCCCATAGCAAGGAAAATACCACCACTAATTAGTCTTCTTTTTTCACGATCCACTTCTTGTAGTGCTATTCGGACATGAAGATCCATTATTGAACTGGCAAGAGCAGTTACACGAGCTGCTGCTCCAAATCCCTTAGAGCGTTGTTGAAAATCTGTCATTAACCTCGTTTCCCTCCTGATAACAGTATTCCTAATACAACACCAATACCTGCAGCAATGCCAATTGCTAGTAATGGTCGTTTTCTTACGGGTGTCTCAATACGGGGTCTTAGTGAGTCATTTAGTTCATCTAAAAGATCTTCTAATTGTTTTTCTATTGGTTCAAGACTTTCAGCAATATTTTTGGTGTGATCACTTGCAGTGTTGAATAGATTTTCAAGTTGATCTATTACCCCTGTTGACGTTATTCCTGAATGAAGTGAGATTACTTTAACCAGTTCATCAAAGCTGCCTCTTGTTGCCTCAAGAGTTTGTTTGGCTAGATCAGGCCATTCTTCTTGAATTTTTGGCAATAATTCATCAAATTGATCACTAAACCACTGATTTGAAAGGTTTTGCTGTTCAGGTAATTTAGTTTCAACTGATGCCTGTGCTTCGCAGGATTCGGAATTCTCTGATTCCATGGTTTCCAAACGGCTATATAAAGACTAATGAGCTCTTGGACTCAAGGGAACCCTTTTTAAGGTTCATTTTTTCAAATCAATATTGAGAGTAGAAATAGAAAAATACCCATAAATTGAGCTATATACAGAATCTGATTAGAGTTTCCTTTTGATTTAATAACATTCAGACGTCGTCTTTGCTTACAATTATTGCTATATGAAGGCTTCTAGTGCTAAAGGTCTTGTGTAACTGTTTTAGTCATTATGGACGTCGGGTTGTCAGCAATGTATTTTGCGTCCAATACCATTCCTACCGATTTGGGTTTAGTTCTTGCATCAATTGCAGGTGCTGGTAGCTTGTTATTGATTGCGTTGAGATTTGTCCCTACTGATTAAATAATCAAAATAAAATTGGTTTTGATATCTAGAATCCCAACTTTATTGAGCTTTTAGCTCTTTAAAGAGATTCTAGTGTTTTGGACATGGCTTCAGATTAATGAATAGAGTTATTAGGAATATTGTGTATAGATTTGGACTGTATAATTCGATTTCTCCCTACTAATACTAAATTTGACTTTAGATTTCCTTTGAAGAGCAAGTTAAAAAATTTAATTCAATACTTTTTTCAGTTTAGAATTAATTTTTAAATAGACTAAGGAAACTAATTTTGAAGAAAAGATGGGTGCTTCTAGAACACACTCTTTTAAAAGATTCACTTGAAGGTTTACATTTTGATTTGTTATTAGAAGATGCAAATTTTTGTCGAACTTGGCGTCTTGAGAGTATTCCTTTGCCTGATGGTCCTCATGTTGGTGCTATTAAAACGAGCCCCCATCAACTTTATTGGCTAAACAGGAATGAATCTCCTGTATCAGGAAACCGTGGATGGGCAAAATGTGTTGATAGAGGTTTTTATTATGGTTATTTACCTCAGAATCAAGATCTTTCTACCTCAATAAGAATTCAGGGGAACACTCTGCAAGGCAATTTGCTATTAACAAATACTTTTTGTCAGCTGTTTGTTTCTTCTTGATTCGATTTCATTTAACTATTTTCACTTGAGCTTCTGAGAAGTTTCGCTAAAGTTTGCTTTCAAGAGTCTTCGTTCTGTTGGTTTACATCAATCAAGTAGACCTAACAAATTTCAAGTCCTTTGGGGGTTCTATGTCTATCCCCCTTCAGGAAGGTTTTACTGTTGTTACTGGGCCTAATGGTTCTGGTAAAAGTAATATTCTTGATGGTGTTCTTTTTTGTCTTGGCTTATCAAATAGTAAAGGCATGAGAGCAGAAAGATTACCTGATTTAGTTAATAGTGCTGTTTTACGAGCAGGGAAATCTGCAGAGACAGTAGTAAGTGTGAAATTTGATCTTAGAGATTGGGTGCCTGACTCAGCTGAAGACGGATTGGAACAATCTGAAGAGGGACCTTGGATTAAGACTGGTCAAAAGGAATGGATAGTGACTAGGCGTTTGAGAGTAATGCCTGGAGGCTCTTATAGCTCTACATATAGTTCTGATGGAGAAACTTGTAATTTACAGCAACTGCAAACTCAATTAAGGCGGCTAAGAATTGATCCTGAAGGTAGCAATGTTGTCATGCAAGGAGATGTTACTCGTGTAGTTTCTATGAGTAATAAAGATAGAAGAGGATTAATTGATGAACTTGCTGGGGTCGCTTTATTTGATAGTCGCATAGATCAGGCACGTTTAAAACTTGATGATGTGTATGAAAGACAGGAAAGATGTAGAATAGTTGAACAAGAGTTGCTTACTTCAAAGCAACGCTTGGAAAAAGATTGTGAGAAAGCTCGCCTTTATAAGGAACTTAAAGAGCAATATCAATTAGTTAAAAAACAAGAATCTGTTTTGATTTTTGAATTAGCTAAACAAGATTTAAAA
It encodes:
- a CDS encoding THUMP domain-containing class I SAM-dependent RNA methyltransferase: MKVVAIVPHGLEEAACIELSSLGAQIEKKSRGSISLSLDLACFYRINLQSRLPFRFLREIAQFFCNDKYSLYSGVQHACDWSSFLNPSKTFRVDVSGFKNELNHTHFTALQVKNAIIDLQRELWGERSNVNLDSPDFCIHLYLSSNYAILSLATSSTSLHRRGYKSQVGIAPLKENLAAGLIQISNWNDSLTLVDPLCGSATFLLEAASIARGIAPGIEQSFLFQNWPDFDQNLWNSEKRFAKKLFSPYKKLPKFLGCENNLKIANQAQLNIMKAGLEKEITIQTSHFKDLEFPSEPGVIICNPPYGERLGNKTDLEVVYHDLGQFLKKKASGWDFWMLNGNPALSQFLGMKSERRFPISNGGIDCRFLHYKIH
- a CDS encoding phage holin family protein, with protein sequence MTDFQQRSKGFGAAARVTALASSIMDLHVRIALQEVDREKRRLISGGIFLAMGGILMLFSLLGIQIITIIWMQSSFNFSLPSALFILACIDLALAGISLRLGGHLTKGPYLPETLEGISKTTKAVLGKT
- a CDS encoding DUF883 family protein codes for the protein MESENSESCEAQASVETKLPEQQNLSNQWFSDQFDELLPKIQEEWPDLAKQTLEATRGSFDELVKVISLHSGITSTGVIDQLENLFNTASDHTKNIAESLEPIEKQLEDLLDELNDSLRPRIETPVRKRPLLAIGIAAGIGVVLGILLSGGKRG